One Peptococcaceae bacterium DNA window includes the following coding sequences:
- a CDS encoding GNAT family N-acetyltransferase, giving the protein MIRKATVRDLDGILSIMKSVGNRYKDPEQGFLMGDYTLHEKKHRQKYACDLKKLAYAYVYEENQKVKAFLMAYKKSEWLNEVPGWIDEIIWRPGFNSSFLDNFVLINQTAMYPELTGHGIGSMLYENLIQDLVADGVKNIFAETIIAPVPNFASLNFRIKQKYELAGIRYEEYAGVIHTTLVYHKPVFDQEKIVPFTHVHPRPAARKEA; this is encoded by the coding sequence ATGATCCGTAAAGCTACCGTCAGGGACCTTGACGGCATCCTATCCATCATGAAAAGCGTAGGAAACAGGTACAAGGACCCTGAGCAGGGATTTTTAATGGGAGACTACACGCTGCACGAAAAAAAGCACAGGCAAAAGTATGCCTGTGATCTCAAGAAACTTGCGTATGCCTATGTCTATGAAGAAAACCAAAAGGTGAAAGCATTTTTGATGGCTTACAAAAAGAGTGAATGGCTAAATGAAGTACCCGGTTGGATAGATGAAATTATCTGGAGACCGGGATTCAACAGCTCTTTCCTGGACAATTTCGTCCTGATCAACCAGACAGCCATGTACCCCGAACTTACCGGGCACGGCATCGGAAGCATGCTCTACGAAAACCTTATACAGGATCTGGTCGCGGACGGCGTGAAAAACATTTTTGCGGAAACCATTATCGCGCCGGTCCCCAATTTCGCTTCCCTGAATTTCCGGATAAAGCAAAAATATGAGCTGGCCGGCATTCGTTATGAGGAATACGCCGGTGTTATTCACACCACGCTGGTTTACCACAAACCCGTTTTCGACCAGGAAAAAATCGTGCCGTTTACCCATGTCCATCCCAGGCCGGCTGCGCGCAAGGAGGCATGA
- a CDS encoding glycosyltransferase, whose protein sequence is MELVQTGTKKYLDYLPFLDRDSEIELTYYLDRFKDKKVCMVNSTAFGGGVAEILHSFVPLARDMGLHVDWWVLKGTQEFYAVTKDFHNCLQGKEGELPSWARDIYYKYNELNAAAMAKWDYDFIVVHDPQPAPLINFRTANDRARWIWRCHIDTSAPNHEYWDFLYQFVSRYDACVFTMPDFAKEGAQLNNLTFITPSIDPLSPKNIPLEEEEASGIISSFGVDANRPLIVQVSRFDPWKDPLGVIDVYKIVKKEYPSVQLALVGSMASDDPEGWEYLYRTLRRAGEDYDIDIVTNFNGVSNREVNAFQTAAKIIVQKSIREGFGLTVAEGMWKKKPVIGGNAGGIKLQIDDGENGYLVETVEECAERVLTLLRNPNLAEKMGEEGREKVRKNFLITTNILNYLKLFDRLNDS, encoded by the coding sequence ATGGAACTTGTGCAAACAGGAACCAAAAAATACCTGGATTACCTCCCGTTCCTGGACAGGGACAGCGAAATAGAACTGACTTATTACCTTGACAGGTTTAAAGATAAAAAGGTATGCATGGTCAACTCAACGGCTTTCGGAGGGGGTGTGGCCGAAATACTCCACTCTTTTGTACCCCTGGCCAGGGATATGGGCCTTCATGTCGACTGGTGGGTGCTTAAAGGAACCCAGGAGTTTTATGCCGTAACCAAGGACTTTCACAACTGCCTTCAGGGAAAAGAGGGGGAACTGCCTTCCTGGGCCAGGGACATTTATTATAAATATAATGAGCTTAATGCCGCAGCAATGGCTAAGTGGGATTACGATTTCATCGTAGTGCATGACCCCCAGCCTGCACCGCTTATCAATTTTCGCACCGCCAATGACCGGGCCAGGTGGATATGGCGCTGTCACATTGATACTTCCGCTCCCAACCATGAGTACTGGGATTTTTTATACCAGTTTGTAAGCCGCTATGATGCCTGTGTTTTTACAATGCCTGATTTTGCCAAGGAAGGAGCGCAGCTCAATAACCTGACCTTTATCACCCCGTCCATTGATCCCCTCAGCCCCAAAAATATACCGCTGGAAGAAGAGGAAGCCAGCGGCATCATCAGCAGTTTCGGTGTGGATGCTAACAGGCCTTTGATTGTCCAGGTATCCCGGTTTGACCCCTGGAAGGACCCCCTGGGCGTAATAGATGTCTACAAAATAGTGAAAAAAGAATACCCCAGCGTCCAGCTGGCGCTGGTAGGCTCCATGGCCTCGGATGATCCGGAGGGATGGGAGTATCTCTACCGCACGCTTCGCAGGGCTGGAGAAGACTATGACATAGATATCGTTACCAACTTTAACGGCGTCTCTAACCGGGAGGTTAACGCCTTTCAGACGGCCGCGAAAATCATCGTGCAGAAATCAATTCGCGAAGGCTTCGGGCTTACAGTAGCCGAGGGGATGTGGAAAAAAAAGCCGGTTATCGGCGGGAATGCGGGAGGTATTAAGCTCCAGATTGACGACGGCGAGAACGGCTACCTGGTTGAAACGGTGGAAGAGTGCGCCGAGAGGGTTCTTACCCTGCTCAGGAACCCGAACCTGGCCGAAAAGATGGGAGAGGAAGGGCGCGAGAAGGTTCGCAAGAACTTCCTCATAACAACGAACATCCTCAACTACCTGAAACTGTTTGACCGGCTTAACGATTCCTGA
- the treZ gene encoding malto-oligosyltrehalose trehalohydrolase gives MPEMGAEIVDLEKRKVRFRVFALAKKGVSVIVRSGRLEKEFPLFQESLNVYSREITGLAPDSLYKFRLDGEKTYPDPYSQYQPFGVHGWSQLVDHSSYRWHDADWKGRKLEELIIMEIHTGTFTPGGTFREAAEKIEYLVELGITAVEIMPVTQTPGRWNWGYDGVNLFSVNHNYGRPDDLKYFIDTCHAHHLSVILDVVYNHFGPEGNYLYAFGPYFTNKHQTPWGAAVNFDDDYSEFTRKMVLENVRFWLETYHFDGLRLDAVHAIVDNSRVHILQEISAAVHKLAARLKKNLFVIGESDENNVRLITPLEAGGCGLDAQWLDDFHHVVHTALTGEKKGYYMDYGRFTDFQKVFKNYLYTGEYSRYWQKNRGTDASDRPGKQFVAAIQNHDQVGNRVCGDRLSTLVDFPYLKAAAGMLFFSAYLPLLFMGEEYGETRPFLFFTDYQDPQLKKAVSRGRREEFRHFDWTDVPDPQDPESFYRSKLTGRDCWNEQNRYLFNYYRDLIRLRTSHPVLKSLDKKRLCVEVFPAKRVVSIKRWNDGTVLTALFNLGPEDTEFAVTEGKLIFNSEWGIYGGKAAEAGGVLLKGQVVVIESTP, from the coding sequence ATGCCGGAAATGGGGGCGGAAATTGTCGATCTTGAAAAAAGGAAAGTGAGGTTCAGGGTGTTCGCCTTGGCTAAAAAGGGGGTTAGCGTTATTGTCAGGTCCGGCCGCCTGGAAAAGGAATTCCCTCTCTTTCAGGAAAGCCTCAATGTCTACAGCCGGGAAATCACGGGTCTGGCCCCGGATTCTCTTTACAAATTCCGTCTTGACGGGGAGAAGACATACCCCGACCCCTATTCACAATACCAGCCCTTTGGGGTACACGGCTGGTCACAGCTCGTCGACCACAGTTCCTACCGCTGGCACGACGCGGACTGGAAAGGCCGAAAACTGGAAGAATTAATTATCATGGAAATCCATACGGGAACCTTCACGCCAGGCGGTACTTTCCGGGAGGCGGCGGAGAAAATCGAATATCTTGTTGAACTTGGCATAACGGCCGTGGAAATCATGCCGGTAACCCAGACCCCGGGCAGGTGGAACTGGGGTTATGACGGTGTAAACCTCTTTTCCGTAAATCACAACTACGGCCGGCCGGATGACCTCAAATATTTTATTGACACCTGCCATGCGCATCATCTTTCCGTAATCCTGGACGTGGTTTACAATCACTTCGGACCCGAGGGAAATTACCTTTACGCGTTCGGCCCGTATTTTACAAACAAGCACCAGACTCCCTGGGGTGCGGCTGTGAATTTCGACGACGATTACAGTGAGTTTACGCGAAAAATGGTGCTGGAAAACGTGCGTTTCTGGCTGGAAACATATCATTTCGACGGGCTGCGCCTCGATGCCGTTCACGCCATTGTGGATAACAGCCGCGTGCATATCCTCCAGGAAATCAGTGCCGCCGTGCATAAACTGGCCGCCAGGCTTAAAAAAAATTTATTTGTTATCGGTGAAAGCGATGAAAACAATGTCAGGCTGATCACCCCGCTTGAAGCTGGCGGCTGCGGCCTGGACGCTCAATGGCTTGATGATTTTCACCATGTAGTCCATACTGCGCTGACGGGGGAAAAGAAGGGTTATTACATGGATTACGGCAGGTTTACAGATTTCCAAAAGGTTTTCAAAAATTACCTGTATACAGGCGAGTACTCCCGTTACTGGCAAAAAAACCGCGGAACCGATGCTTCGGACCGTCCCGGCAAGCAGTTTGTGGCCGCCATCCAGAACCACGACCAGGTGGGTAACAGGGTGTGCGGCGACCGCCTGTCAACACTGGTTGATTTTCCATACCTGAAAGCGGCGGCCGGAATGCTGTTTTTTTCCGCCTACCTGCCGCTTCTTTTTATGGGTGAAGAGTATGGTGAAACCAGGCCTTTCTTGTTCTTTACCGACTACCAGGACCCGCAGTTGAAAAAGGCCGTGTCCCGGGGCCGACGAGAAGAATTCAGGCATTTCGATTGGACGGACGTTCCCGACCCCCAGGACCCCGAATCCTTTTACCGGTCAAAACTGACCGGCAGGGACTGCTGGAACGAGCAAAACAGGTATCTTTTCAATTATTACCGGGACCTGATCAGGCTCAGAACATCTCACCCCGTCCTGAAATCGCTTGATAAAAAAAGGCTCTGCGTGGAAGTCTTCCCCGCCAAGCGGGTTGTCAGTATAAAACGATGGAATGACGGCACCGTTCTGACCGCCTTGTTCAACCTGGGTCCGGAAGATACAGAGTTCGCAGTCACAGAGGGAAAACTGATTTTTAATTCGGAATGGGGCATCTACGGCGGAAAGGCGGCGGAGGCAGGCGGTGTTTTGTTAAAAGGACAGGTGGTTGTTATCGAATCAACGCCTTGA
- a CDS encoding glycoside hydrolase, giving the protein MKESFKDENYLKKRKKEGRDIYSQCSRLGDILDAPMCVDYTNELLVQVKDVMPETFENLRKDYRRKRLYPLYIQAHHTHVSLLRAEEMTQEIVWNMQYLHQVLGVPYPRYKGLFPTEGSLSYARLEAVEAANIDYVVFPHLNEKKVSFSIEGEGDYIYRPFWLKGRRRSILALPRNFPISQEIWRPITRMKRDEVKSQGYILGEYPVFDSEYLTSIPESYPISGEEGTKIYKEVLCRELEKVPEGGLLLYIQDLELMDFGDIALEIIEKAWKEILETSKNKYRIHFVTPDAYIDGVLSNYGLEKLPVLHFDKISWAPEIRVVLRADGHYPPLGVSGVGPYDVKRTGIYERPHIFWENGKYYCGVFDNLLDMFGITVNVPADVGRLGETEYELNSESPDTRAVLYHRLMKRACNWGWRPTEGRQKRPCLLGYLLCSLLLQKLEEHPLAMVLMRRTGKMDHRLFVGLCETLEVFIENRVNYLKYGIEEYKREKGLDLSGVKTVFDSVEEWKNKAKDRAKALFELNQSGLPDISRFLILMQEYSQAVYMATDHIQRIWSMVPDGEYLVNRMYHYLYKLYPPLFPAMLERIDGMNESEAENYFRGVTVKALIR; this is encoded by the coding sequence AGGAAAGCTTTAAGGATGAAAACTACTTAAAAAAAAGAAAGAAAGAAGGACGCGACATCTATTCACAGTGCAGCAGGCTGGGGGATATACTGGACGCTCCCATGTGCGTCGACTATACAAACGAGCTGCTTGTTCAAGTAAAGGATGTTATGCCGGAGACATTCGAAAACCTGAGGAAAGACTACCGGCGGAAAAGGCTTTACCCGTTGTATATCCAGGCTCACCACACGCATGTCTCTCTTCTTCGCGCGGAAGAAATGACCCAGGAGATCGTCTGGAACATGCAGTACCTCCATCAAGTGCTTGGAGTTCCTTACCCCAGGTACAAAGGGCTTTTCCCGACGGAAGGCTCCTTGAGTTACGCCAGGCTGGAAGCTGTGGAAGCGGCCAATATAGATTACGTCGTTTTCCCTCACCTGAATGAGAAAAAAGTGTCTTTTAGTATAGAGGGAGAGGGAGATTATATTTACAGGCCTTTCTGGCTTAAAGGCCGCCGGCGCAGTATCCTGGCCCTTCCCCGCAATTTCCCCATTTCCCAGGAAATTTGGCGTCCCATTACCAGGATGAAGAGAGATGAGGTGAAGTCGCAGGGATACATTTTGGGTGAATACCCGGTTTTTGACAGCGAGTACCTGACCAGTATACCGGAAAGTTACCCGATCAGCGGCGAGGAAGGAACAAAAATTTATAAGGAAGTGCTGTGCCGGGAGCTGGAAAAGGTCCCGGAAGGAGGACTCCTTTTATACATTCAGGATTTAGAGCTTATGGATTTCGGGGATATTGCCCTGGAGATTATAGAAAAGGCCTGGAAAGAAATCCTTGAGACAAGCAAGAATAAATACAGGATTCATTTTGTCACGCCGGATGCCTATATTGACGGGGTTTTGAGTAACTATGGATTGGAAAAACTGCCTGTGCTCCATTTTGATAAAATCAGCTGGGCTCCGGAAATCAGGGTGGTCCTGAGGGCGGATGGGCATTATCCTCCCCTGGGAGTAAGCGGGGTTGGCCCTTACGATGTAAAAAGAACGGGAATATACGAGCGGCCTCACATTTTTTGGGAAAACGGCAAATACTACTGCGGGGTTTTTGACAACCTGCTTGACATGTTCGGCATAACCGTAAACGTTCCCGCGGACGTGGGCAGGCTTGGCGAAACGGAGTACGAACTGAACAGCGAAAGTCCCGATACACGGGCCGTCTTGTACCACAGGCTTATGAAAAGGGCCTGCAACTGGGGCTGGCGTCCCACGGAAGGGAGACAGAAAAGGCCTTGCCTGCTGGGGTACCTGCTTTGCTCCTTGCTCCTGCAAAAACTGGAAGAGCACCCTCTGGCCATGGTTTTGATGCGCAGAACGGGAAAAATGGACCATCGTCTTTTTGTGGGGCTTTGTGAGACCCTGGAAGTGTTTATCGAAAACCGTGTCAATTACCTCAAGTACGGTATTGAGGAATACAAAAGAGAAAAAGGTCTTGATTTATCCGGTGTGAAAACCGTCTTCGACAGCGTGGAGGAATGGAAGAATAAAGCGAAAGACAGGGCAAAAGCGCTCTTTGAGCTGAATCAAAGCGGCCTGCCCGATATATCCCGTTTTCTCATTCTTATGCAGGAATACTCCCAGGCTGTCTACATGGCCACGGATCACATCCAGCGCATCTGGTCAATGGTGCCGGATGGCGAATACCTGGTAAACAGGATGTACCATTACCTGTATAAGCTTTATCCACCGCTTTTTCCGGCGATGCTGGAAAGGATAGACGGCATGAATGAGAGCGAAGCGGAAAACTATTTCCGGGGGGTGACGGTCAAGGCGTTGATTCGATAA